From Falco cherrug isolate bFalChe1 chromosome 4, bFalChe1.pri, whole genome shotgun sequence, one genomic window encodes:
- the LOC129736087 gene encoding maestro heat-like repeat-containing protein family member 6, translating to MTMWTVMLFEPQAAKKVLQELINVMMNQSLHKTSASTKDNPRILSLAAARTISKILLQSSCPRDAEAIFPRLFLALLFQVSFTTELTPEEVLSFWTGHQQGLIAPIRSVVQAMTVLLCRMGLESHMLAIKAQGGWDMLLSAQTHLMGVRIVAREMMKTPRSLRSTIFRHLAELLYVENPSWEMVAMVFFVESLLPPFRLGLALPELTAGASAAPLQLPLRVFQMVGCIGLSEELDCALAIFPTYLQSQCLGMPTLVLRAILRLTERPDTARKTLVLLPYVMERLQADDSDGSAVALSVLDNMLQLPAGKKPSLIAPALADKLQPLFDNHLDTVREQSIHLFQSVMWLVVGAEKKKMKKKVWSSLLPLLLHLHDQNKSVAKASQEALCSAGLFLKWRQLVHMAATGQAWRISECLLAKKRSRAMAYLHQSLHYLHSSQEPLRWEAVRFIGEP from the exons ATGACCATGTGGACGGTGATGCTCTTTGAGCCCCAGGCTGCGAagaaggtgctgcaggagctcaTCAACGTGATGATGAACCAGTCGCTGCACAAGACCTCCGCCTCTACCAAGGACAACCCGCGCATCCTCTCCCTGGCT gcagccaggaccATAAGCAAGATCCTCCTGCAGTCCAGCTGCCCACGGGACGCGGAAGCCATTTTCCCCCGGCTTTTCCTGGCACTGCTTTTCCAAGTGTCATTCACCACAGAGCTGACGCCAGAGGAGGTGCTAAGCTTCTGGACGGGCCACCAACAGGGTCTGATTGCTCCTATCAG GTCTGTGGTGCAGGCCATGAcggtgctgctctgcaggatggGCCTTGAGAGCCACATGCTGGCCATCAAGGCGCAGGGTGGCTGGGACATGCTGCTCAGTGCCCAGACCCACCTCATGGGAGTGCGCATCGTGGCCAG GGAGATGATGAAGACCCCAAGATCCCTGCGCTCCACCATCTTCCGCCATCTGGCAGAGCTCCTCTATGTGGAGAACCCCTCCTGGGAGATGGTTGCCATGGTCTTCTTTGTTGAG TCCCTGCTGCCTCCATTCAGGCTTGGCCTTGCCCTGCCTGAGCTGACGGCTGGAGCCAGCGCTGCACCTCTCCAGCTCCCGTTGCGTGTGTTTCAGATGGTGGGCTGCATTGGCCTCAGTGAAGAGCTGGACTGTGCCCTGGCAATCTTCCCCACGTATCTGCAGAGCCAGTGCCTGGGGATGCCCACCCTGGTGCTCAGGGCCATCCTCAGGCTCACCGAGAGGCCTGACACA GCAAGGAAAACCCTTGTCCTGCTGCCGTACGTCATGGAGCGGCTGCAGGCTGATGACAGCGACGGCAGCGCCGTGGCCCTCTCCGTGCTTGACAACATGCTCCAGCTTCCGGCGGGGAAGAAGCCCAGCCTCATTGCCCCGGCGCTGGCTGACAAGCTCCAGCCACTCTTTGACAAT catttGGACACTGTGCGGGAGCAATCCATCCACCTCTTCCAAAGCGTGATGTGGCTCGTGGTGGGCGCTGAaaagaagaagatgaagaagaaggtgtggagcagcctgctgccactgctcttgCACCTGCACGATCAGAACAAAAGTGTGGCCAAG GCCTCCCAGGAAGCCCTCTGCAGTGCTGGCCTGTTCCTGAAGTGGAGGCAGCTGGTGCACATGGCTGCGACCGGGCAGGCATGGAGGATCAGCGAGTGCCTG ctggccAAGAAGAGGAGCAGGGCTATGGCCTACCTGCACCAGAGCCTGCATTACCTGCACAGCTCGCAGGAGCCCCTGCGATGGGAGGCTGTCAGGTTCATCGGTGAGCCATGA